A genomic region of Gemmata massiliana contains the following coding sequences:
- a CDS encoding glycosyltransferase family 2 protein: MPCLNEARTVGACVSKTLQAFRQLGLVGEVIVADNGSIDGSQAIASGAGARVVCVTRYGAAIQGGGVACGRYILVGDADDSYDFSRVDGFVTRLRAGDELVMGNRFQGDIRSGAMPWHHRYVGNPLLTGLLNLFFHADVGDAHCGLRAFRRDAYDRLALVAPGMEFASEMVVKAALHGLRIGEVPAVLHSDGRDRPPHLRSFRDGWRHLRLLLLFARFGCFWSRLRSSCLVAWAS, encoded by the coding sequence TTGCCCTGCCTAAACGAGGCACGAACAGTGGGGGCGTGCGTCTCGAAGACCCTGCAGGCCTTTCGCCAACTCGGGCTAGTTGGCGAGGTTATCGTCGCCGACAACGGCAGCATTGATGGCTCGCAGGCAATCGCTTCAGGGGCCGGTGCGCGGGTTGTTTGCGTAACCCGCTACGGGGCGGCCATCCAGGGGGGGGGCGTTGCATGCGGGCGTTACATTCTTGTGGGTGATGCGGACGACAGTTACGACTTCTCGCGTGTCGATGGGTTCGTTACGCGACTCCGGGCAGGCGATGAACTCGTGATGGGCAACCGGTTCCAGGGCGACATTAGGTCCGGTGCCATGCCCTGGCACCACCGGTACGTGGGCAACCCTCTCCTCACCGGCCTTCTGAACCTGTTTTTCCACGCCGACGTCGGCGACGCGCACTGTGGGCTCCGGGCCTTCCGGAGAGACGCATACGATCGTTTGGCGCTGGTGGCTCCGGGGATGGAATTCGCCAGCGAAATGGTCGTGAAAGCCGCCCTCCACGGATTGCGCATCGGCGAGGTGCCGGCTGTGCTCCACTCCGACGGTCGGGACCGCCCGCCGCACCTACGAAGCTTCCGCGACGGATGGCGACATCTGAGACTCCTCCTCCTTTTTGCCCGTTTTGGTTGTTTCTGGTCCCGGCTGCGCTCCTCTTGTTTGGTGGCCTGGGCCTCATGA
- a CDS encoding transposase: MVAFLRNRLWSVPGKVLVVWDGGPNHKGPVVRVFLRRNTRVHRERLPPDAPALNPVELVWSWLKYAQLSNFVPRDTDHLDDQILDRLIRLKCNPTLLRALWDGSELPFPEPPNE, translated from the coding sequence GTGGTCGCGTTCCTCCGGAACCGACTGTGGTCGGTCCCGGGGAAGGTGCTCGTGGTGTGGGACGGTGGCCCCAATCACAAGGGCCCGGTGGTCCGCGTGTTCTTGCGCCGCAACACGCGGGTGCACCGGGAGCGACTCCCGCCCGACGCACCCGCGTTGAACCCGGTCGAGCTCGTATGGAGTTGGTTGAAGTACGCCCAACTGTCCAACTTCGTTCCCCGGGACACGGACCATCTGGACGACCAGATCCTCGACCGGCTCATCCGATTGAAGTGTAACCCCACCTTGTTGAGAGCGCTCTGGGACGGATCCGAACTCCCGTTCCCAGAACCCCCAAACGAGTAG
- a CDS encoding helix-turn-helix domain-containing protein, with protein sequence MLGWLDRSPTAYGFDTDLWTARRVAERIHTRFGVRFHPSDLRDWLSARNDSPQKPAHPARQRDQPGIDRWVARDWERIQKRPGTHAPTSS encoded by the coding sequence GTGCTCGGGTGGCTCGATCGGTCCCCGACCGCGTACGGGTTCGATACGGACCTGTGGACCGCGCGCAGGGTGGCCGAGCGGATCCACACGCGGTTCGGGGTCCGGTTCCACCCGAGCGACCTGCGCGACTGGCTCTCGGCGCGCAACGACTCCCCACAAAAGCCCGCGCACCCGGCCCGGCAACGGGACCAACCGGGGATCGATCGGTGGGTGGCCCGGGATTGGGAGCGGATTCAAAAAAGGCCCGGGACGCACGCGCCCACCTCGTCCTGA
- a CDS encoding DUF1573 domain-containing protein: protein MARAIEQIDNACPLSVAPGVRRKRFVDIAIWIAFFSCLATSGVAGYYATKSPAPAPGLIPQNEVFSAGEVEQGEMITATFSLKNTYPTPIDAISTTVGCSCQEASVSKTHLEPGESATINVLWRVGSRRGPAKESIMVKYTLANNDGASLAKSLALKIEADVIPDIKLDITHCEFVRGRPETVRVHLSPGRMNEFKIGRVYSNSQLIAASYDLESNVVEVRYVPNDNFGIGPAVHVEIETDSKREPFIRVPVSVVRAP from the coding sequence ATGGCAAGAGCAATCGAACAAATAGATAATGCTTGTCCATTATCGGTCGCGCCAGGGGTGCGCCGCAAGCGATTTGTCGATATTGCTATTTGGATTGCGTTTTTCTCTTGTCTTGCCACGTCGGGAGTAGCCGGGTACTACGCAACGAAGTCCCCCGCGCCGGCGCCCGGCTTGATTCCCCAAAATGAGGTGTTTTCAGCTGGCGAGGTCGAGCAAGGCGAAATGATCACCGCCACGTTCTCCCTCAAGAATACTTACCCGACACCGATCGATGCCATCTCAACTACAGTGGGCTGCTCATGTCAGGAAGCGTCCGTGTCGAAAACCCATCTCGAGCCGGGTGAGAGTGCGACGATTAATGTCCTGTGGCGGGTTGGAAGCCGCCGAGGCCCAGCAAAAGAGAGTATCATGGTCAAATACACGCTAGCCAACAATGATGGCGCATCTTTAGCAAAATCGCTTGCACTAAAGATTGAAGCTGATGTCATTCCAGATATTAAACTCGACATTACGCATTGCGAATTTGTGCGGGGTCGACCCGAAACGGTTCGAGTGCATTTGTCGCCTGGTCGGATGAATGAATTTAAAATCGGGCGCGTATATTCAAATTCACAATTGATTGCAGCTAGCTATGACTTAGAGAGCAATGTGGTTGAGGTGCGATACGTACCGAATGACAACTTTGGCATCGGCCCGGCAGTGCATGTTGAAATCGAGACCGACAGTAAGCGTGAGCCGTTTATCCGTGTTCCCGTTTCCGTTGTTCGGGCCCCGTAA
- a CDS encoding ISAs1 family transposase, which yields MSIPLLAVFADVPDPRRETKNKLHELVDILTLATCAVIAGADGWDQVAAFGRAKQTLFAPYLRLPHGVPSPDTFERVFAKLDPDAFADRFGRWMAAACESTGLVHVAIDGKSARRSTKNTFTGCLHLVEAWAVENRLILGQRSVPEGGHEITTAPDLLGALDLTGAVVTVDAAFCQKELVSQIRTQGGHYVVCVKGNQKGLRGAVAEVFARAGEDAFAGCDMGSAVEDGHGREEERYVTVVEDPEGLPSGWADVGAVALVCRERVVNGKPNESTAHYYLTSLRIGAVELAGYIRNHWGIENGLHWCLDIAFREDDSRARAGHAGANLGMIRRVALSLLQRADTKGSIRTRRMKAAWDDQYLLKVLKILTTK from the coding sequence ATGAGTATTCCGCTGCTGGCGGTGTTTGCGGATGTGCCAGACCCGCGCCGCGAAACGAAGAACAAGTTGCATGAGCTGGTGGATATCCTCACGTTGGCCACGTGTGCGGTGATCGCCGGGGCCGACGGGTGGGACCAGGTGGCCGCGTTCGGTCGGGCCAAGCAAACGTTGTTCGCCCCGTACCTGCGGTTGCCCCACGGGGTTCCGAGCCCGGACACGTTCGAGCGCGTGTTCGCCAAGCTGGACCCGGACGCGTTCGCGGACCGGTTCGGGCGCTGGATGGCAGCCGCATGCGAGAGTACCGGCCTGGTGCACGTGGCGATCGATGGTAAGAGCGCCCGGCGGTCCACCAAGAACACGTTCACCGGGTGCTTGCATCTGGTCGAGGCGTGGGCCGTGGAGAACCGGTTGATCCTGGGCCAGCGGTCCGTGCCCGAGGGCGGACACGAGATCACCACGGCCCCAGATCTGTTGGGCGCCCTGGATCTGACGGGCGCGGTGGTGACCGTCGACGCGGCCTTTTGCCAGAAGGAGTTGGTGTCCCAGATCCGCACCCAGGGCGGGCATTACGTGGTGTGCGTGAAGGGGAACCAGAAGGGGTTGCGCGGCGCGGTGGCGGAGGTGTTCGCGCGGGCCGGGGAGGACGCGTTCGCCGGGTGTGACATGGGGTCCGCGGTCGAGGACGGGCACGGGCGCGAGGAAGAGCGGTACGTGACGGTGGTTGAAGATCCGGAAGGGCTACCGAGCGGGTGGGCCGATGTTGGGGCCGTGGCCCTGGTGTGCCGGGAGCGGGTGGTGAACGGGAAGCCGAATGAGAGCACCGCCCATTACTACCTCACCAGCTTGCGGATCGGGGCGGTCGAGCTGGCGGGGTACATCCGCAACCATTGGGGCATTGAGAACGGGCTCCATTGGTGTCTGGACATCGCGTTCCGGGAAGACGACAGCCGGGCTCGGGCCGGACACGCCGGGGCCAACCTGGGCATGATTCGCCGGGTTGCCCTGTCCCTGCTCCAGCGGGCGGACACCAAGGGCAGCATTCGTACTCGACGCATGAAGGCCGCCTGGGACGATCAATACCTGCTCAAAGTGCTTAAGATTCTGACGACTAAATGA
- a CDS encoding glycosyltransferase, with protein sequence MVPAVTGRKPRVSLTMIVKNEEHHLGACLESVRDLVDEAMVIDTGSTDRTAEIARSFECMVGAFPWVDHFAAARNAALEAATGDYALWMDAADRLDAENRDKLRALLAGLSGANEAFVMKCLCVADRPGAGATAVDHVRLFRLHPAHRWTYRAHEQILPALRAPGAEVKWSEMCGVPVGYVAPAGRRRKLDRDLRLLKLDAAEKPGTRSPCSTWGASTTRPGTLPRPRPRSSRAWPGRT encoded by the coding sequence GTGGTCCCGGCGGTGACGGGCCGGAAGCCCCGGGTCTCGCTCACCATGATCGTCAAGAACGAGGAGCACCACCTCGGGGCGTGTTTGGAGAGCGTCCGGGACCTCGTGGACGAGGCCATGGTGATCGACACCGGGTCGACCGACCGGACTGCCGAGATCGCCCGGTCGTTCGAGTGCATGGTCGGCGCGTTCCCGTGGGTCGACCACTTCGCCGCGGCCCGGAACGCGGCCCTCGAGGCCGCCACCGGGGACTACGCGCTCTGGATGGACGCCGCCGACCGACTCGATGCGGAGAACCGGGACAAGCTCAGGGCCCTGCTCGCGGGCCTGTCGGGCGCGAACGAGGCGTTCGTCATGAAGTGCCTGTGCGTCGCGGACCGGCCCGGAGCCGGGGCCACCGCCGTGGACCACGTGCGCCTGTTCCGACTCCACCCGGCGCACCGGTGGACGTACCGGGCCCACGAGCAGATCCTCCCGGCCCTGCGCGCCCCCGGGGCCGAGGTGAAATGGTCCGAGATGTGCGGGGTCCCCGTCGGGTACGTGGCCCCCGCGGGCCGGCGCCGCAAGCTGGACCGGGACCTGCGCCTGCTCAAGCTCGACGCGGCCGAGAAGCCCGGAACCCGTTCACCCTGTTCAACCTGGGGAGCATCTACCACGAGACCGGGGACGTTGCCGCGGCCGCGGCCGCGCTCGAGCAGAGCCTGGCCGGGTCGCACGTGA
- a CDS encoding tetratricopeptide repeat protein, whose translation MARSCARRTRGSRGASTGAGTRRRPGPRAWRARPGDPRAAEGLYRKLIDGTEAPHFASVDTGLRAVKGRRNLAVLLLEQDRFSEAEGLWRAALVHDPHFLPAQVGLGEVCVKAGNEAGLARQLAALEDAGEGGAAEAAVLSARWKGARGDHPGAIATLEEAVARLPNALGPRMAMSHARIAADAAPEAREAAFRGILELDPTNEQAKRNLEVLYRKTGRWVEGVLDGTARA comes from the coding sequence ATGGCTCGATCGTGCGCAAGACGTACGCGCGGCTCGCGCGGTGCCAGCACCGGGGCGGGGACCCGAAGAAGGCCGGGGCCGCGGGCCTGGCGCGCGAGACCGGGGGACCCGCGGGCCGCCGAGGGCCTGTACCGGAAGCTCATCGACGGGACCGAGGCCCCGCACTTCGCGAGCGTGGACACGGGGCTCCGCGCGGTCAAGGGGCGCCGCAACCTGGCGGTCCTGCTGCTGGAACAGGACCGGTTCTCGGAGGCCGAGGGGCTGTGGCGCGCGGCCCTGGTCCACGACCCGCACTTCCTGCCCGCGCAAGTGGGGCTCGGCGAGGTGTGCGTCAAGGCCGGGAACGAGGCGGGCCTGGCGCGCCAGCTCGCGGCCCTCGAGGACGCCGGTGAGGGCGGGGCGGCCGAGGCCGCGGTCCTGTCCGCGCGGTGGAAGGGCGCGCGCGGGGACCACCCGGGCGCGATCGCCACCTTGGAGGAGGCCGTCGCCCGGCTCCCGAACGCGCTGGGACCGCGGATGGCCATGTCCCACGCCCGGATCGCGGCCGACGCGGCGCCCGAGGCCCGAGAGGCCGCGTTCCGCGGGATCCTGGAACTGGACCCGACCAACGAACAGGCCAAGCGCAACCTCGAGGTTCTGTACCGCAAGACCGGGCGCTGGGTCGAGGGCGTCCTCGACGGGACCGCGCGCGCGTGA
- a CDS encoding DNA modification methylase, whose protein sequence is MDVEMRPIGSIRPYENNPRSNDTAVTAVVASIRAFGFRQPVVVDESDVIIVGHTRYKAALQLGLTEVPVHVARGLTPEQARAYRLADNQTATLATWDDDRLAQELVALQGADYDVSLTGFPEDELLRLLTAPPAEPAGDPDDVPEPPADPATRPGDLWLLGRHRLLCGDATKLEDLARLLPDGPADTLLTDPPYNVAYSGKTADALTIANDDMTAEQYRTFLASALGTALRHLSPGGAFYVWHADLAGLDVRLACASAGLAVRQCLVWVKSALVLGRQDYQWRHEPCLYGWADGAPHTWLSDRAQTTVLEFDKPAKNADHPTPKPVALFEYLINNSCPKSGVVLDPFAGSGTTLVAAEQTGRTAALVELDPRYCDVIVSRFESVTGRSAERVAA, encoded by the coding sequence ATGGACGTGGAGATGCGCCCGATCGGGTCGATCCGGCCCTACGAGAACAACCCGCGATCCAACGACACGGCGGTCACCGCTGTTGTCGCCTCGATAAGGGCGTTCGGGTTTCGCCAGCCCGTTGTCGTGGACGAGTCCGACGTGATCATCGTGGGTCACACCCGGTACAAAGCCGCACTCCAACTCGGGCTCACCGAAGTACCGGTTCACGTGGCCCGCGGGCTCACACCCGAACAGGCCCGCGCGTACCGGCTCGCGGACAACCAAACGGCCACGCTCGCGACCTGGGACGACGACCGGCTCGCCCAAGAGCTCGTCGCGCTCCAGGGCGCCGATTACGACGTGTCGCTCACCGGGTTCCCCGAGGACGAGCTGCTCCGACTCCTCACCGCACCGCCCGCCGAACCCGCCGGCGATCCCGACGACGTGCCCGAACCGCCCGCCGACCCCGCCACCCGACCCGGCGACCTGTGGCTCCTCGGGCGCCACCGCTTGTTGTGCGGCGACGCCACCAAACTCGAGGACCTGGCCCGGCTCCTGCCCGACGGACCGGCCGACACGTTGCTCACGGACCCGCCGTACAACGTCGCGTACTCGGGCAAGACCGCCGACGCGCTCACGATCGCTAACGACGACATGACGGCAGAGCAGTACCGCACGTTCCTCGCGTCCGCGCTGGGCACCGCGCTGCGTCACCTGAGCCCGGGCGGTGCGTTCTACGTGTGGCACGCGGACCTGGCCGGGCTCGACGTGCGACTCGCGTGTGCATCCGCCGGGCTGGCCGTGCGCCAGTGCCTCGTGTGGGTCAAATCCGCGCTCGTGCTCGGGCGCCAGGATTACCAGTGGAGGCACGAGCCGTGCCTGTACGGGTGGGCCGACGGGGCTCCCCACACGTGGCTTTCCGATCGCGCCCAGACCACGGTGCTCGAGTTCGACAAGCCCGCGAAGAACGCGGACCACCCGACCCCCAAGCCCGTGGCCCTGTTCGAGTACCTGATCAATAACTCGTGTCCAAAAAGTGGTGTGGTCCTGGACCCATTCGCGGGGAGCGGGACCACGCTCGTCGCGGCCGAGCAAACGGGGCGCACGGCGGCGCTCGTGGAGTTGGACCCGCGGTACTGTGACGTGATCGTCTCCCGGTTCGAGTCCGTGACCGGGAGGTCGGCCGAGCGTGTGGCCGCGTAA
- a CDS encoding sigma-70 family RNA polymerase sigma factor, protein MSTPETGRLMREVQNLIGDAREDVPDGDLVARFVDRRDESAFECLVRRYSRLVFGVCRRVLVDPNAADDAFQATFLVLVHRAAAIDRSRPVSDWLYTVAFRLACRARANAARRQRLEATGAQFRPVIAPPCAPEDGHTVLHEELNRLPEQYRVPLVLSYLEGRTYEQVAQAIGCPVGSVGWRLTRAREALRVRLTSRGVVCPAAGVATLIASAGTGTAAPAPLFDTTVRAGLWFAGRSADGTVHAAPSAQVLELARGTIGTMTTSKWVAAAVVLAVGLCGGTAWLARSAAMSAPPPTVADQPAPTAKPAKLSEVPDGASARMGTAQFRHGDVVFFIAYTADGKGIVTAGRDNTVRLWDRTTGQVVRQFERAEGKKEPLAQKPAMPAMSGKMMSTTPPDDFPVALAPDGKTLAAGKDRTITVWETATGKKLPAMTTTAEVTELEFTPDGRALVSADANGAVVLWNPVEGTARKTFEPKADGKGATKTGAAVSPTGTHVVQQLIEPETANGSLRITELATGTALPDIKLSVGGAQNIAFSPDGKYLAWASFTDGITVWDVGAHKEVNRFGSGTAMKPRFFGKSLRIAADNKTVAVTLSNDAIELWDVTEGKLKQTVGGYTAEPSGRVAVRIVRGGGNRMISTDLALAPDGKTVAVSLGSAAVRQFDVETGKEIAATPGHLSGIMAVGSDGKTVVTVSRESVRVWDLAGGAVRHWALTPPATSVAVAPDAKFVATSSGKGVIRMWDAARGEPVREIDTKRGDVAGIAFSPDGKRLATKAELNSAVNLWDATTGAHVRTIGQDGEPVFSGGRVTLDISGMQTPVIRFSPDGRLIAAASDKKQLRVWDAATGTVVCDIAAPKSLGVAFEFSANGHVLALLTQDGTVTGYEIATGEKRFVTRGAGDGSAANHPRDIAGGTAAISALGRGFANAGAIGFTADGRFLFSAAGTSGLRAWDTLTGQEIGHLKGHSGSVSHLCVANGGVLVTGSVDTTALTWNLSKLARVELTRDTPLPAGDLDQLWADLAKPDPAVALTAARKLLTGRKQAVTYLSERLRPVPVVEDARITELVTDLGGNFNARRKATAELERLGAVAAPHLRKALEGTPPLDLKQRVEALLQKAIVSKLTEDQLRDLRTVEVLEQAATPEATRVLETLAKGAKGARLTLEASAALARLTATK, encoded by the coding sequence ATGTCAACACCCGAAACCGGCCGACTCATGCGCGAGGTCCAGAACCTGATCGGCGACGCCCGCGAGGACGTTCCCGATGGCGATCTCGTCGCGCGGTTCGTGGACCGGCGCGACGAGTCCGCGTTCGAGTGCCTCGTGCGCCGGTACAGTCGGCTCGTGTTCGGCGTCTGCCGGCGCGTCCTGGTCGATCCGAACGCGGCCGACGACGCGTTCCAGGCCACGTTCCTTGTGCTCGTTCACCGGGCCGCGGCGATCGACCGGAGCCGCCCCGTGTCGGACTGGCTCTACACGGTCGCGTTCCGGCTCGCGTGCCGCGCACGGGCGAACGCCGCCCGGCGCCAGCGGCTCGAAGCGACCGGGGCACAGTTCCGGCCCGTGATCGCTCCCCCCTGCGCCCCCGAGGACGGGCACACCGTGCTGCACGAGGAGCTGAATCGGCTACCGGAACAGTACCGCGTGCCGCTCGTGCTGTCGTACCTGGAGGGCCGCACCTATGAGCAGGTGGCCCAGGCAATCGGGTGCCCGGTCGGGTCGGTCGGGTGGCGCCTCACCCGTGCCCGGGAAGCGCTCCGCGTGCGCCTCACGAGCCGGGGCGTCGTTTGCCCGGCCGCCGGGGTCGCCACTCTGATCGCGTCCGCCGGGACCGGCACGGCCGCGCCGGCGCCCCTCTTCGATACCACGGTGCGCGCCGGGCTGTGGTTCGCGGGGCGCTCGGCCGACGGGACCGTACACGCCGCGCCTTCGGCGCAGGTGCTCGAACTCGCGCGAGGAACAATCGGAACCATGACAACAAGTAAATGGGTCGCGGCCGCCGTCGTGCTGGCGGTCGGGTTGTGCGGCGGGACCGCGTGGCTGGCGCGCTCGGCCGCAATGAGCGCCCCGCCACCAACCGTTGCGGATCAGCCCGCACCAACCGCGAAACCCGCCAAACTGAGTGAAGTGCCCGACGGCGCGAGCGCCCGCATGGGCACGGCCCAGTTCCGGCACGGCGACGTGGTGTTCTTCATCGCGTACACGGCCGACGGTAAGGGGATCGTGACCGCGGGGCGTGACAACACCGTCCGGTTGTGGGACCGCACTACGGGGCAGGTCGTGCGCCAGTTCGAGCGCGCGGAGGGGAAAAAAGAGCCGCTCGCGCAGAAACCTGCAATGCCCGCGATGTCGGGCAAAATGATGTCAACCACGCCGCCGGACGACTTCCCGGTTGCACTGGCGCCTGACGGGAAGACGCTCGCTGCGGGCAAGGACCGAACCATCACGGTTTGGGAAACGGCGACCGGGAAGAAGCTCCCCGCCATGACCACGACCGCCGAGGTCACGGAACTGGAATTCACCCCGGACGGCAGGGCGCTCGTCTCCGCGGACGCGAACGGCGCGGTCGTGCTCTGGAACCCGGTCGAAGGGACGGCGCGGAAGACGTTCGAGCCGAAGGCCGACGGGAAGGGGGCGACAAAGACCGGGGCCGCCGTCTCGCCTACGGGAACGCACGTCGTTCAACAACTGATCGAACCCGAAACCGCGAACGGCTCGCTCCGTATTACCGAACTCGCGACCGGGACCGCGCTCCCGGACATCAAGCTCTCGGTGGGCGGCGCCCAGAACATCGCGTTCTCGCCGGACGGTAAGTACCTCGCTTGGGCCTCGTTTACCGACGGCATCACGGTCTGGGACGTCGGGGCGCACAAAGAGGTGAACCGCTTCGGTAGCGGAACGGCCATGAAACCGCGGTTCTTCGGGAAGTCGCTGCGCATCGCGGCCGACAACAAAACGGTCGCGGTCACGCTCTCGAACGACGCGATCGAACTGTGGGACGTCACCGAGGGCAAGTTGAAGCAGACCGTCGGCGGCTACACGGCCGAGCCGTCGGGCCGGGTCGCGGTTCGCATCGTGCGCGGTGGAGGGAACCGTATGATCAGCACGGACCTCGCGCTCGCCCCGGACGGGAAAACGGTCGCGGTCAGCCTCGGCAGCGCGGCCGTGCGGCAGTTCGACGTCGAAACGGGGAAGGAAATCGCGGCGACGCCCGGGCACCTCTCGGGAATCATGGCGGTCGGTTCGGACGGGAAGACGGTCGTCACCGTGAGCCGCGAATCGGTCCGCGTGTGGGATCTCGCCGGCGGGGCGGTCCGGCACTGGGCGCTGACCCCGCCCGCGACCTCGGTCGCCGTCGCGCCCGACGCGAAGTTCGTGGCCACCTCGTCCGGAAAAGGCGTTATTCGGATGTGGGACGCCGCGCGGGGCGAGCCGGTCCGCGAGATCGACACGAAGCGCGGGGACGTCGCGGGGATCGCGTTCTCGCCCGACGGTAAACGGCTCGCAACGAAGGCCGAGCTGAATTCCGCGGTGAACCTCTGGGACGCGACCACCGGCGCCCACGTCCGCACGATCGGTCAGGACGGCGAGCCGGTGTTCAGCGGCGGGCGCGTCACCCTCGACATCTCCGGTATGCAGACGCCCGTGATACGGTTCTCACCGGACGGGCGCCTGATCGCGGCCGCGAGCGACAAAAAACAGCTCCGCGTGTGGGACGCGGCCACCGGAACCGTGGTGTGCGACATCGCGGCCCCCAAGTCGCTGGGCGTCGCGTTCGAGTTCTCCGCGAACGGGCACGTGCTCGCGCTCCTGACGCAGGACGGAACGGTGACCGGGTACGAAATCGCTACCGGGGAGAAGCGGTTCGTGACGCGGGGTGCGGGCGACGGGTCCGCGGCGAACCACCCGCGCGACATCGCCGGGGGCACGGCCGCGATTAGCGCGCTGGGGCGCGGGTTCGCGAACGCCGGCGCGATCGGGTTCACCGCGGACGGGCGGTTCCTGTTCTCCGCCGCGGGCACCTCCGGGCTCCGCGCCTGGGACACGCTCACCGGTCAGGAAATCGGGCACCTGAAGGGCCACAGTGGGAGCGTGTCACACCTGTGCGTTGCGAACGGGGGCGTGCTCGTCACCGGGAGCGTGGACACGACCGCGCTGACGTGGAACCTGTCGAAACTGGCCCGGGTCGAGCTCACACGCGACACGCCCCTCCCGGCGGGCGACCTGGACCAACTCTGGGCCGATCTCGCGAAACCCGACCCGGCGGTCGCGCTCACCGCAGCGCGCAAGCTCCTGACCGGCCGCAAGCAAGCAGTGACCTACCTGAGCGAACGGCTCCGCCCGGTACCGGTGGTGGAAGACGCTCGGATCACGGAACTGGTGACCGACCTCGGGGGCAACTTCAACGCCCGGCGCAAGGCGACCGCCGAACTGGAGCGCCTCGGTGCGGTCGCGGCCCCGCACTTGCGTAAGGCACTCGAAGGAACCCCGCCCCTGGACCTGAAACAGCGGGTGGAAGCTCTTCTGCAAAAGGCCATCGTGAGCAAACTTACCGAGGACCAGCTCCGGGACCTGCGCACGGTCGAAGTCCTCGAGCAAGCCGCGACGCCCGAAGCGACGCGCGTCCTGGAAACGCTCGCCAAGGGGGCCAAAGGCGCCCGACTCACGCTCGAAGCGTCCGCGGCCCTCGCGCGACTGACCGCCACGAAGTAA